In the Synechococcus sp. MU1643 genome, CGGCAAAACCACGCTGCTGAAGCTCTGCAACGGGGCCTTAAGACCCGATGCAGGATCCGTGCGTTGGTGTGGTCGCTCCCATCAGCAGCTATCGCGCCGGCAACGGTGCCAAATCGGCACCCTCTGGCAGGACCTGCGTCTGGTGGAGGAATTGAACGTCATTCAAAACATCAACAGCGGTGCCCTGGGACGCCATGGTCTGCTCTGGGCAATTCGAAACCTGCTCGCTCCCCTAGACAAGAACAGCTGTCTTGCGCTGATGCACCAGGTGAAACTGGAGGCCGATTTGCTTGAACAGCCTGTACGAGAGCTGTCCGGAGGCCAGCGTCAACGGGTTGCTCTGGGCCGTTTGTTGCATCAGCAACCAGAACTGGTGCTGGCGGACGAACCCCTCTCCGCCCTTGATCCCACACTCGCCGAGGACGTTCTCAACACGTTGCTTCTGTCGCCGGGCTGTCTGATCAGCCTGCACCGACCGGATCTGATTCACCGGTTTGATCGGGTTCTGGGGCTCCGTGATGGTGCCCTGGTAATCGATGCGGCTCCGAACACCATTCATCGGGATCAGTTGGAATGGCTCTACGCATCCGCCTGACACCAGCCCTGCCGCTGATCCCATTGCTGCCGGGCCTGAGTCTGCTGGGTGTTCTTTCCGTGCTGTTACGCGATGGGCACGGAGGAGGTTTTGCTCTTCTGCAACAGTTCGCCGCTGGGGCCGTGCAGCCCTCAGTTGATCCGATCGTGCTGGGCAGTTTGCTCAACGGACTCCAGATCACCCTGGTGATCGCAGTGATGTCCTGGGGTATCAGCAGCCTTCTCGGCGTCGGTCTCGGCCTTCTGAGTTCAAACACGTTCTGGAAGATCCTGGCGGGCGTGCGTTGGCCTGCAGTGGTCTTGCGCCGTTGGCTGGCCCCCTTGCGAGCTGTGCATGAACTGATCTGGGGTCTTTTGCTGCTGCAGGTCTTCGGACTGAATGGCTGGGTTGCTGTCTGCGCCATCGCCATTCCCTACACAGTTCTGATGGCGCGGGTCATTG is a window encoding:
- a CDS encoding phosphonate ABC transporter ATP-binding protein, with the translated sequence MTALLELHQACLGQRLQPISLTLRADQRVVLLGASGAGKTTLLKLCNGALRPDAGSVRWCGRSHQQLSRRQRCQIGTLWQDLRLVEELNVIQNINSGALGRHGLLWAIRNLLAPLDKNSCLALMHQVKLEADLLEQPVRELSGGQRQRVALGRLLHQQPELVLADEPLSALDPTLAEDVLNTLLLSPGCLISLHRPDLIHRFDRVLGLRDGALVIDAAPNTIHRDQLEWLYASA